ATCAAATTTTCCTCCTTAAATTTCCATATCCCGTCCGTGCTTGCGGACATGAGCTGTGTGTTCACGAGTTTCTTTTCCCCTTGCGAGGATGGCAGAAAGAAAAGTCCTGACCCGTTCTGCTGCGATTTCCAACGCATCCAGATAGGGCTGGGCTTTTTCTTTCAGTTCATTATATTTTTCGTTCAGTTCGTCATGCCGCTGTTTCCAGATGGAAGCGGATTTTACAGCGGAATCCAGTTTTTCTTTCAGGCGACTATTCTCAGCATTAAAGATAATCCCGTTGACAGCGTAGCGTTTCAGGGTATCGCACTGGTCTGCTGTGAGGGTGACATTTCCGGTAAAGGAATTTTTCTTACCCATTGCTTCAATATCCTGCACGGTTATTGCCACTGTCTTTGCTGTCTTGGTTTCCTTTTGCAGAGCTTTCAGCTTCTTTTCCTGCTTTTCTACGGCGGATTGGGTGTCAGCCAAGGTCTGTTCCGATTGTTCCACCTGTGCGGTCACAGCTTCCAGACGCTGGGTTTCGGCTTGCACCTTAAACTGTGTTACCGTCAGATGTTCCTCAGTGCTGCCACGCTCTCCACGCTCCACATCGGTATACCCGGCGGCTTGCATGAAATTGAAAAAGTCATCCTGCAATACACTGTAGGATGACTTCAAAATCTTTTTGCCTTTTGTATTCAGCATGGGATTGCCGTTCCCGTCAAGAACAGGTTTGGATTCCCATTTCTTACTGCGGCTGACCTGCATGATGGTTTCCTTGACTGTCCCCCGGAGGGCTTCGTCCTTGCACCGCTTCGACCAGAGGATCTGTTTTTCAACCACCGGGATATAGACCACATGGAGGTGGTAGTGGTACACATCCTCGCCAAGAGCTTCCGACATAGCCCGGTTGCGCTCATCGGCGTGCATGACAGCAGAGAGAATATACTGTTCACCGCCCACCACCTCCACGGCGGCTTTATAGGCATCGGCATAAAACTGTTTGGCAAATTCATAGCCGCCGTGATTGTAGAAGT
Above is a genomic segment from Faecalibacterium taiwanense containing:
- a CDS encoding plasmid recombination protein, coding for MARNDGIDRTVARNQDIETADDLAKVQEHNEREKDSYSNQDIVPDRSSLNIHFKEPTAGYEEMFTQMEQDKVISTRGLKADAVKYGELVFDVNSAYFYNHGGYEFAKQFYADAYKAAVEVVGGEQYILSAVMHADERNRAMSEALGEDVYHYHLHVVYIPVVEKQILWSKRCKDEALRGTVKETIMQVSRSKKWESKPVLDGNGNPMLNTKGKKILKSSYSVLQDDFFNFMQAAGYTDVERGERGSTEEHLTVTQFKVQAETQRLEAVTAQVEQSEQTLADTQSAVEKQEKKLKALQKETKTAKTVAITVQDIEAMGKKNSFTGNVTLTADQCDTLKRYAVNGIIFNAENSRLKEKLDSAVKSASIWKQRHDELNEKYNELKEKAQPYLDALEIAAERVRTFLSAILARGKETREHTAHVRKHGRDMEI